A genome region from Microbacterium profundi includes the following:
- a CDS encoding Mur ligase family protein has translation MSTTQPSLPPVLRPDAPPQRNLTDLATRFATATRGDTAGVTLTGITLATADLRAGEAFVAIQGVNQHGAVFSPAAAEKGAVAIITDEAGADIAGNIGLPIVIVDDPRGVLGALSAWVYGTGADDELPLLFATTGTNGKTSVSHLLEGILDQLGVVTGLSSTAERHIAGEVIVSRLTTPEASEMHALLALMRERAVEAVAVEVSAQALSRKRVDGLVFDVAGFTNLSHDHLDDYADMEEYFAAKLPLFKPDRARRAVICLDSASGVDVVAAAEIPVVTVGTPAIAADASVAGDADWVVTIDEERQRGTRFTMTGPQGRTLTAVVPVIGPHMAANAALAIVMLLEGGYEWERITAALERDGRIDAYLPGRTELVSGEQGPAVFVDFGHSPDAFEKTLAAIRRVTPGRTLMLFGADGDRDATKRHDMGRTAVLGSDILVVTDHHPRFEDPESIRATLIEGARMARPDAEIHEYSPPEKAIIAAVGLVGDGDAILWAGPGHQDYRDIRGVRTPYSARELARRALRDAGWPVPEPHWPVPYSD, from the coding sequence ATGTCGACCACACAGCCCAGCCTTCCTCCCGTGCTCCGTCCAGACGCTCCGCCACAGCGGAACCTGACGGATCTCGCCACCCGCTTCGCCACCGCCACCCGCGGAGACACCGCAGGCGTCACCCTCACCGGCATCACCCTCGCGACCGCCGATCTCCGCGCCGGAGAGGCATTCGTCGCCATCCAGGGAGTGAATCAGCACGGAGCGGTGTTCTCACCCGCGGCCGCGGAGAAGGGTGCCGTCGCCATCATCACCGATGAGGCCGGCGCCGACATCGCAGGCAACATCGGTCTGCCGATCGTGATCGTCGACGATCCGCGCGGTGTGCTCGGAGCCCTCAGCGCCTGGGTCTACGGGACCGGCGCCGATGACGAGCTGCCTCTGCTGTTCGCGACCACCGGCACGAACGGCAAAACGAGCGTCTCGCATCTGCTCGAGGGAATCCTCGACCAGCTCGGCGTCGTGACCGGCCTCTCCTCCACCGCGGAACGGCACATCGCCGGTGAGGTCATCGTCTCCAGGCTCACGACACCCGAAGCATCCGAGATGCACGCCCTCCTCGCACTCATGCGCGAACGAGCGGTCGAAGCCGTCGCCGTCGAAGTCAGTGCTCAGGCGCTGTCGCGCAAGCGCGTCGACGGACTCGTGTTCGACGTCGCCGGCTTCACGAACCTCAGCCACGACCACCTCGACGACTACGCCGACATGGAGGAGTACTTCGCCGCGAAGCTCCCCCTGTTCAAGCCGGACCGCGCCAGGCGTGCGGTGATCTGCCTCGACTCGGCGTCCGGCGTCGACGTCGTCGCAGCCGCCGAGATCCCCGTCGTGACCGTCGGCACCCCCGCGATCGCCGCGGACGCATCCGTTGCCGGTGACGCCGACTGGGTGGTCACGATCGACGAGGAGCGTCAGCGCGGCACCCGCTTCACGATGACCGGCCCGCAGGGGCGCACCCTCACCGCGGTCGTGCCTGTGATCGGCCCGCACATGGCGGCGAACGCGGCCCTCGCGATCGTCATGCTGCTCGAGGGCGGATACGAGTGGGAGCGCATCACCGCGGCGCTCGAACGAGACGGACGCATCGATGCGTACCTGCCAGGGCGCACCGAGCTCGTCTCCGGCGAACAAGGCCCCGCGGTCTTCGTCGACTTCGGCCATTCACCCGACGCGTTCGAGAAGACCCTGGCTGCGATCCGCCGCGTGACGCCGGGGCGCACTCTCATGCTGTTCGGGGCCGACGGCGATCGCGACGCCACGAAGCGTCACGACATGGGCCGCACGGCCGTGCTCGGCAGTGACATCCTCGTGGTCACCGACCACCATCCCCGTTTCGAGGACCCGGAGTCGATCCGCGCCACGCTGATCGAGGGCGCAAGAATGGCCAGGCCGGATGCCGAGATCCACGAGTACTCCCCGCCGGAGAAGGCGATCATCGCAGCGGTGGGCCTTGTCGGCGACGGCGATGCGATCCTCTGGGCGGGCCCGGGACATCAGGACTACCGGGACATCCGCGGCGTCCGCACGCCGTACTCGGCTCGCGAGCTGGCCCGCCGCGCTCTGCGCGACGCCGGGTGGCCTGTGCCGGAGCCGCACTGGCCGGTGCCGTACTCCGACTGA
- the dxr gene encoding 1-deoxy-D-xylulose-5-phosphate reductoisomerase: protein MRRIIVLGSTGSIGTQALDVIRANPRRFELVGLSAGGNAELLGEQAAQFQVEDTALGAHESEQLVRDVEADVVLNAITGSIGLGSTLAALKAGRTLALANKESLIVGGELVKSAAAEGQIVPVDSEHSALAQALRSGTHDEIRRLIVTASGGPFRGRTRDEMAEVTPAEALAHPTWAMGRVVTTNSATMVNKGLEVIEAHLLFDVEYEDIQVVVHPQSIVHSMVEFIDGSTIAQASPPDMRLPISLALDWPHRIGGVGRPLDWTKASSWDFEPLDDAAFPAVALAKSVGRAGRTFPAVFNAANEQAVEAFHEGRLPFLGIVDTIARVVDAHESPDQLTIESLAQAETWARETADRLIAQQ, encoded by the coding sequence ATGCGTCGTATCATCGTCCTCGGCTCGACCGGTTCCATCGGCACTCAGGCACTGGATGTGATCCGCGCCAATCCTCGTCGTTTCGAGTTGGTCGGGCTCTCGGCAGGTGGCAACGCCGAACTGCTCGGCGAGCAGGCTGCGCAGTTCCAGGTCGAAGACACGGCATTGGGCGCGCACGAGTCGGAGCAGCTGGTGCGCGACGTCGAGGCTGATGTCGTGCTCAACGCGATCACCGGATCGATCGGGCTCGGTTCGACGCTCGCGGCGCTCAAGGCCGGTCGCACCCTGGCGCTCGCCAACAAGGAATCGCTCATCGTCGGCGGCGAACTGGTGAAGTCGGCAGCGGCCGAGGGTCAGATCGTGCCCGTCGACTCGGAGCACTCCGCGCTCGCGCAGGCGCTGCGCTCCGGGACGCATGATGAGATCAGGCGCCTCATCGTCACAGCATCCGGCGGTCCGTTCCGCGGACGCACGCGGGACGAGATGGCGGAGGTGACCCCCGCCGAGGCACTCGCGCATCCGACCTGGGCGATGGGGCGTGTCGTGACGACGAACTCCGCCACCATGGTGAACAAGGGGCTCGAGGTCATCGAGGCGCATCTGCTGTTCGATGTCGAGTACGAGGACATCCAGGTGGTCGTGCACCCGCAGTCGATCGTGCACTCGATGGTCGAGTTCATCGACGGCTCGACCATCGCTCAGGCGTCACCGCCGGACATGCGGCTGCCCATCTCGCTCGCTTTGGACTGGCCGCATCGTATCGGCGGGGTCGGACGTCCGCTGGACTGGACGAAGGCGAGCAGCTGGGATTTCGAACCGCTCGACGATGCGGCGTTCCCCGCCGTCGCGCTGGCCAAGAGCGTCGGACGCGCGGGCCGGACCTTCCCTGCGGTCTTCAACGCGGCCAATGAGCAGGCGGTCGAAGCGTTCCATGAGGGTCGGCTTCCATTCCTCGGCATAGTCGACACGATCGCGAGGGTGGTCGATGCCCATGAGTCGCCCGACCAGCTGACGATCGAGTCGCTCGCGCAGGCCGAGACCTGGGCGCGCGAGACCGCGGACCGCCTGATCGCGCAGCAGTAG
- a CDS encoding FKBP-type peptidyl-prolyl cis-trans isomerase: MRNRPLIALSTIAVATMILAGCSGTKGTTADDTEAPAADLCSATVEPGDASDGVKVEGDFGTASTANFQLGEKVEEAQRTVISEGDGDKAANGDYVSYALSAFDGDTGERLGDAGYTEGELLPAALTADAPLGQLIGCASVGSRLSIVFPTTEDAAAQYYVLDVLDVVPTAAWGEEQAPVAGMPVVTLDDDGAPTVEIPDAAAPTEVQISVLKQGDGIAVGDGDTTLLQYHGVGWETGETFDSSWAKGAPITSEGNGYVPGFVQALAGQKVGSQVLVVVPPAAGYGEGEINDEDLKGQTLVFVIDILATMHPAAA; the protein is encoded by the coding sequence TTGCGCAATCGCCCGCTCATCGCTCTGTCCACCATCGCCGTCGCGACCATGATTCTGGCCGGCTGCTCTGGCACGAAGGGCACGACCGCAGACGACACCGAGGCTCCGGCCGCCGACCTGTGCTCGGCGACCGTCGAACCGGGTGATGCCTCTGACGGAGTGAAGGTGGAAGGCGACTTCGGCACAGCTTCGACGGCGAACTTCCAGCTCGGCGAGAAGGTTGAAGAGGCGCAGCGGACGGTCATCAGCGAGGGCGACGGTGACAAGGCCGCCAACGGCGACTACGTCAGCTACGCCTTGAGCGCATTCGACGGCGACACGGGCGAGCGGCTCGGCGATGCGGGATACACCGAGGGAGAACTGCTTCCTGCCGCGCTGACCGCTGATGCGCCGCTCGGACAGCTCATCGGCTGCGCGAGTGTCGGGTCGCGCCTGTCCATCGTCTTCCCGACGACCGAGGACGCGGCCGCGCAGTACTACGTGCTGGACGTCCTCGACGTGGTCCCCACCGCAGCATGGGGCGAGGAGCAGGCACCGGTCGCCGGCATGCCCGTCGTCACGCTCGACGATGACGGTGCCCCCACGGTCGAGATTCCGGATGCCGCGGCTCCCACAGAAGTGCAGATCTCGGTACTGAAGCAGGGCGATGGCATCGCGGTGGGCGATGGGGACACGACGCTTCTCCAGTACCACGGCGTCGGCTGGGAGACCGGCGAGACCTTCGACTCGTCGTGGGCGAAGGGCGCCCCGATCACGAGTGAGGGCAACGGCTACGTTCCCGGGTTCGTCCAGGCACTCGCCGGACAGAAGGTCGGCTCTCAGGTGCTCGTCGTCGTCCCGCCGGCAGCGGGATACGGAGAGGGCGAGATCAACGACGAAGACCTCAAGGGTCAGACACTCGTCTTCGTGATCGACATCCTCGCCACGATGCATCCTGCCGCGGCTTAG